One genomic region from Verrucomicrobiota bacterium encodes:
- a CDS encoding sulfatase translates to MGPAGAVCAPVSPGRPHILWLTCEDTGQQFGCYGDAYAETPQVDGLARRSLRFKHVWSVAPVCAPSRTALITGLYPSSLGAEHMRSYVKLPAGMKLYPQLLREHGYYCSNNSKEDYNVEPRGPVWDDSSPRAHWSRRPPGKPFFAVFNFTQSHESRIRSRPHELRHDPARARVPAYHPDTPEVRRDWAQFYDQVTAIDGQAGQRLAELQEAGLAGDTIVFFFGDHGCGMPRSKRWPYNSGLEVALLVHVPPKFRHLAPPEYAPGAVSERLVSFVDFAPTLLSLAGAPVPREMQGVPFMGPEAKERGPGYLHGERGRMDERLDLVRSTRDERYVYIRNYMPHLPYGQRIDYMFQTPTTRVWKSLYDEGRLEPPRTFFWEPKPEEELYDLHADPDEVRNLAGSYQHRGTLRRLRRAQQNHLREVRDLGFAGEVGMHERAGGRPPGEWGRNPKGYPMNLVLAAAERAARRTRDQRSIEKLRRDMGSSDAAVRAWAMTGIHVRGPEVAAQFVPELGKALLDSSAAVRIGAAELIVPMGGEPARQALLVLSQHARADRHGVYASIQALNAIERLGAKAQSLWNDLVPDKDPEAHARLAEYGPRLLESIRGRR, encoded by the coding sequence ATGGGTCCGGCAGGCGCGGTCTGCGCGCCGGTTTCCCCAGGGCGTCCGCACATTCTGTGGCTGACCTGTGAGGACACAGGCCAGCAGTTTGGGTGTTACGGCGATGCCTATGCAGAAACGCCGCAGGTGGATGGTCTGGCGCGGCGCAGTCTCCGGTTCAAGCATGTGTGGTCGGTCGCTCCGGTCTGCGCGCCCTCCCGCACCGCCTTGATCACGGGGCTGTATCCCTCGAGTTTGGGCGCGGAGCACATGCGCAGTTACGTGAAGCTGCCCGCGGGGATGAAGTTGTATCCGCAACTGCTTCGGGAGCATGGTTATTACTGCTCGAACAACAGCAAGGAGGACTACAACGTCGAACCGAGGGGCCCGGTGTGGGATGATTCTTCGCCCCGGGCGCACTGGTCCCGGCGCCCGCCGGGCAAGCCGTTCTTCGCCGTCTTCAATTTCACGCAGAGCCACGAAAGCCGGATTCGATCGCGTCCGCATGAACTGAGGCATGATCCCGCTCGGGCGCGTGTTCCCGCCTATCATCCCGACACCCCCGAGGTTCGGCGTGATTGGGCGCAGTTTTACGACCAGGTGACGGCGATCGACGGCCAAGCCGGTCAAAGGCTGGCGGAGTTGCAGGAGGCGGGTTTGGCCGGCGACACCATCGTCTTTTTTTTCGGGGATCATGGCTGCGGCATGCCCCGCAGCAAACGCTGGCCTTACAATTCCGGTCTCGAGGTCGCGTTGCTGGTTCATGTCCCCCCGAAGTTCAGGCATTTGGCCCCGCCGGAATACGCGCCCGGCGCGGTCTCCGAGCGTCTGGTGAGTTTTGTCGACTTCGCGCCCACCCTGTTGAGTCTGGCGGGAGCGCCGGTTCCCAGGGAGATGCAAGGCGTGCCCTTTATGGGGCCTGAGGCGAAGGAGCGCGGGCCAGGCTATTTGCATGGCGAGCGCGGACGCATGGACGAGCGGCTTGATCTGGTGCGCTCGACCCGGGATGAGCGGTATGTCTATATCCGGAATTACATGCCGCATTTACCCTACGGCCAGCGGATCGATTACATGTTCCAAACGCCCACCACCCGCGTGTGGAAGTCCCTTTACGACGAGGGAAGACTTGAGCCTCCGCGCACCTTCTTCTGGGAGCCCAAGCCCGAGGAGGAGCTTTATGATTTGCACGCGGATCCGGATGAGGTCCGCAATCTGGCCGGGTCCTACCAGCATCGGGGGACGCTGAGGCGTTTGAGACGGGCCCAGCAGAACCATTTGCGGGAGGTTCGGGATCTTGGTTTCGCGGGGGAGGTGGGGATGCACGAGCGGGCGGGAGGCCGGCCGCCGGGCGAATGGGGCCGGAATCCGAAAGGGTATCCCATGAACCTTGTGTTGGCCGCGGCCGAGCGCGCGGCTCGTCGCACTCGGGATCAGCGGTCGATCGAGAAGTTGCGGCGGGACATGGGCTCGTCTGATGCCGCGGTGAGGGCCTGGGCGATGACAGGGATTCATGTGCGGGGCCCTGAAGTGGCGGCACAATTCGTTCCCGAGTTGGGGAAAGCGCTGCTTGATTCGAGCGCGGCGGTGCGGATTGGGGCGGCTGAATTGATCGTGCCGATGGGAGGCGAACCGGCTCGGCAGGCTTTGTTGGTCTTGTCCCAGCACGCGAGGGCGGATCGGCATGGGGTTTATGCGTCGATTCAAGCCCTCAACGCCATCGAGCGGCTGGGGGCGAAGGCGCAATCCCTTTGGAATGACCTTGTGCCCGACAAGGATCCGGAGGCACACGCGCGGTTGGCGGAGTACGGGCCCAGGTTGCTGGAGTCGATTCGAGGGAGGCGTTGA
- a CDS encoding sigma-54-dependent Fis family transcriptional regulator, with amino-acid sequence MKGAFTGATTDRDGLFRQADKGTLMLDELAEMPIETQSKLLRVLQEKELRPVGGRSTCKTDCRVIAATNRRPEEAIKEGKLREDLFYRISAIALHLPPLRDRKDDILPLANSFLRRYAAQAGRLLAGFAPAAEEVLLRFEWPGNVRQLQNEVQRAVLRSEGRTIEVQDLSITSAPEDGQSEQWPNMTLMEGVEKNAIIQMLKETGGNKVETAKRLGIGRQTLYNKIKAYGIQV; translated from the coding sequence GTGAAAGGCGCGTTCACCGGCGCCACGACGGATCGTGACGGGCTTTTTCGACAGGCGGACAAGGGCACGCTGATGCTGGACGAGTTGGCGGAAATGCCCATTGAGACGCAGAGCAAACTGCTTCGTGTGTTGCAGGAAAAGGAGCTTCGGCCCGTGGGTGGACGCTCCACCTGCAAGACCGACTGCCGGGTCATTGCGGCGACCAACCGCCGGCCGGAGGAGGCGATCAAGGAAGGCAAATTGCGTGAGGACTTGTTTTACCGCATTAGCGCCATCGCGTTGCACTTGCCTCCGTTGCGTGATCGCAAGGACGACATTTTACCGCTGGCCAACAGTTTTCTGAGGCGTTACGCCGCGCAGGCGGGGCGGTTGCTGGCCGGATTCGCTCCCGCCGCCGAGGAGGTCTTGCTTCGGTTCGAATGGCCCGGCAACGTGCGGCAGCTGCAGAATGAGGTTCAACGTGCGGTGCTGAGGTCCGAAGGCCGTACGATCGAGGTTCAGGACCTCTCCATCACTTCCGCTCCTGAGGACGGCCAGTCCGAACAATGGCCGAACATGACCCTGATGGAAGGCGTGGAGAAAAACGCCATCATTCAAATGTTGAAGGAAACCGGGGGCAACAAAGTTGAGACGGCCAAACGCCTCGGCATCGGGCGCCAAACCCTCTACAACAAGATCAAGGCCTACGGCATCCAGGTTTGA
- a CDS encoding gamma-glutamyl-gamma-aminobutyrate hydrolase family protein has translation MHRVRRSKRHNLNPLILVSASVERKGVEFDDLSLSVSHRYVQAIIDAGGLPLVLPVSPDPAVVEQAVARCDGVLLTGGDDLQPSLYRTAVSSALSKTLSPVSAERDALELMLVREVFRFRKPLLAICRGHQLVNVALGGTLFVDLPTEHPSDVRHNRPDLKDRAVHDILLAEGSRLARIFRARRLGVNSTHHQALQDLAGPLQAVGWSADGLVEAAEFKPEFADGLPYFLSVQFHPERLAVRYPRFRKLFLDFTRACRAQPQSAP, from the coding sequence ATCCATCGAGTGCGGCGATCGAAAAGGCACAACTTGAATCCCCTCATCCTGGTCAGCGCCAGCGTGGAGCGCAAAGGGGTGGAATTCGATGATCTTTCGCTGAGCGTATCTCATCGTTACGTTCAGGCGATCATCGACGCCGGGGGACTTCCACTGGTCTTGCCGGTCTCACCAGACCCAGCCGTGGTGGAACAGGCGGTTGCGCGCTGCGACGGAGTGTTGTTGACCGGCGGGGACGATTTACAGCCCTCGCTTTACCGGACGGCGGTCAGCTCCGCCTTGAGCAAGACATTGAGTCCGGTTTCCGCCGAACGGGATGCGTTGGAATTGATGCTCGTGCGGGAAGTGTTTCGGTTTCGGAAACCGTTGCTTGCCATTTGCCGGGGCCATCAGCTCGTCAATGTGGCTTTGGGGGGCACGCTTTTCGTCGATCTTCCCACCGAGCACCCATCCGACGTGCGCCATAACCGCCCGGATTTGAAGGACCGGGCGGTCCATGACATCCTTCTGGCAGAGGGTTCACGACTCGCGCGGATTTTTCGTGCCCGTCGGTTGGGGGTGAACAGCACCCATCATCAGGCCCTTCAGGATTTGGCCGGTCCGCTCCAGGCCGTGGGATGGAGTGCCGACGGTCTGGTTGAAGCGGCCGAGTTCAAACCGGAGTTCGCGGATGGCCTCCCTTATTTTCTGTCGGTTCAGTTTCATCCCGAGCGTCTGGCGGTCCGTTACCCGCGTTTCAGAAAGTTGTTCCTCGATTTTACACGCGCCTGCCGCGCGCAACCCCAGTCCGCGCCATGA
- the icd gene encoding isocitrate dehydrogenase (NADP(+)), which translates to MPYTQVTPPAGGQISIQNGTLRVPDQPVIPFIRGDGTGPDIWAASERVFDAAVRKAYGGSRKVAWFEVFAGEESFKRFNNWLPDDTVEAFREFLVGIKGPLTTPVGGGIRSLNVALRQMLDLYVCLRPVQYFRGVPSPVKHPEKVDMVIFRENTEDIYAGIEYAGGSPEAQKVLDFLAREFPKDFAKIRFGTSQRMAEYMKQAAPDHDVSHIPVQVGLGIKPVSNVGTIRLVKSAIEYALRHRRRSVTLVHKGNIMKFTEGAFRDWGYSAAERIFGDKVYTWAQYERTKKAQGEAAASEEQKAALAAGRLLVKDAIADITLQQVLTRPDDFDVIATLNLNGDYLSDALAAQVGGIGIAPGGNINYVTGHAIFEATHGTAPKYAGKDVVNPGSVVLSGEMMLRYLGWTEAADLILKGLNGAIGSKKVTYDFARLMEGATEIKCSQFADNLISHMA; encoded by the coding sequence ATGCCATACACTCAAGTTACTCCTCCCGCCGGCGGCCAGATCAGCATTCAGAATGGAACCCTGCGGGTTCCGGATCAGCCGGTCATTCCTTTCATCCGCGGGGACGGCACGGGGCCCGACATTTGGGCCGCCAGCGAGCGGGTCTTCGACGCCGCGGTGAGGAAAGCGTATGGCGGGTCGCGCAAGGTCGCCTGGTTCGAGGTTTTTGCCGGTGAAGAATCGTTCAAGCGTTTCAACAACTGGCTGCCGGACGACACGGTGGAGGCTTTCCGGGAGTTTTTGGTCGGTATCAAAGGGCCGTTGACCACGCCTGTCGGGGGAGGCATTCGCTCGCTCAACGTCGCCCTTCGCCAGATGCTTGACCTCTATGTGTGTTTGCGGCCCGTGCAGTACTTTCGGGGTGTGCCCTCGCCGGTCAAGCATCCCGAGAAGGTGGACATGGTGATTTTCCGCGAGAACACGGAGGATATTTACGCGGGCATCGAGTACGCGGGCGGCTCGCCTGAAGCTCAGAAAGTGCTCGATTTTCTTGCGCGCGAGTTTCCCAAGGATTTTGCGAAGATTCGTTTCGGAACTTCGCAACGGATGGCGGAGTACATGAAACAGGCCGCGCCCGATCATGACGTGTCCCACATCCCGGTGCAGGTGGGGTTGGGGATCAAGCCGGTGTCCAACGTGGGGACCATCCGGCTGGTGAAATCCGCGATCGAGTATGCTTTGCGGCATCGCCGGCGCAGCGTGACCCTGGTGCACAAGGGAAACATCATGAAGTTCACCGAGGGGGCCTTCCGCGACTGGGGATACTCCGCCGCCGAGCGCATTTTCGGGGACAAAGTTTACACCTGGGCGCAGTATGAGCGGACGAAGAAGGCGCAGGGTGAAGCGGCGGCGAGCGAGGAACAGAAGGCGGCGCTGGCCGCCGGGCGATTGCTCGTGAAGGACGCCATTGCCGACATCACGTTGCAGCAGGTGCTGACGCGGCCCGACGATTTCGATGTCATCGCGACGTTGAACCTGAATGGAGATTATCTTTCGGACGCGCTGGCGGCGCAAGTGGGCGGCATCGGCATCGCGCCCGGCGGCAACATCAACTATGTGACCGGTCACGCGATCTTCGAGGCGACCCACGGGACCGCGCCCAAGTACGCGGGCAAGGACGTGGTGAATCCCGGCAGCGTGGTGTTGTCGGGAGAGATGATGCTGCGCTATTTGGGTTGGACGGAAGCGGCAGACCTGATTTTGAAGGGCTTGAACGGCGCGATCGGCTCGAAGAAGGTCACCTACGATTTCGCGCGCTTGATGGAAGGCGCCACGGAAATCAAGTGCTCACAATTCGCCGACAATCTCATCAGCCACATGGCATGA
- a CDS encoding 2-C-methyl-D-erythritol 2,4-cyclodiphosphate synthase has protein sequence MVHAGIGYDVHPLVEGRKLILGGVEIPFPRGLEGHSDADVLMHAICDAILGAMGEGDIGHFFSNKDPRWKGAPSRIFLEEAARQVGFHQGKIVNVDATLLCEDPKLASHIQKMKLNISQALGIRPNRVGIKATTNERLGFLGRGEGIAAMAVAAVDLPA, from the coding sequence ATGGTTCACGCCGGCATTGGGTACGATGTTCATCCGTTGGTGGAGGGGCGCAAACTTATTCTGGGCGGGGTGGAGATCCCCTTTCCCCGGGGTTTGGAGGGTCACTCCGACGCGGATGTGTTAATGCACGCGATCTGCGACGCGATCCTGGGGGCGATGGGGGAGGGAGACATCGGCCATTTCTTTTCGAACAAGGACCCCCGCTGGAAGGGGGCGCCGAGCAGGATCTTTCTGGAGGAAGCCGCCAGGCAGGTGGGTTTCCATCAAGGCAAGATCGTGAACGTGGATGCCACGCTGCTGTGCGAGGACCCCAAACTGGCTTCCCACATTCAGAAAATGAAGCTGAACATTTCCCAGGCCCTGGGTATCCGCCCGAATCGCGTGGGGATCAAGGCCACGACCAACGAGCGCCTGGGTTTTTTGGGCCGGGGAGAAGGCATCGCCGCGATGGCGGTGGCGGCCGTGGACTTGCCCGCTTGA
- a CDS encoding sigma-54-dependent Fis family transcriptional regulator — protein MNGRVLIVDDDSMIREVIRSMLEFHRFESSEVSNAADLHRMFKEGPQPDAVLLDLGLPDAEGLDLLPEIKRSWPETEVIVLTGRGSFDAAVEATKRGAFHFQAKPFETKALMLLIERAIEHKRLSGQASSLRQAVSTLSGSTPAVFQSPAMKAALRVIERVAPTDVSVLITGESGTGKEVVCDLIHSLSPRCGGPLIKVNC, from the coding sequence ATGAATGGACGAGTTTTGATTGTCGATGACGACAGCATGATCCGCGAGGTGATTCGATCGATGCTGGAATTCCACCGGTTCGAGTCCAGCGAAGTGTCGAACGCGGCCGATTTGCACCGGATGTTCAAGGAGGGCCCCCAGCCGGATGCGGTGCTTCTTGACCTGGGTCTGCCGGACGCCGAGGGGCTTGATCTGCTGCCCGAGATCAAGCGGAGCTGGCCTGAGACGGAGGTCATTGTGCTGACGGGAAGGGGATCCTTCGACGCCGCGGTCGAGGCGACCAAACGAGGCGCCTTTCACTTTCAAGCCAAGCCGTTTGAGACCAAGGCGCTCATGCTGCTCATCGAGCGGGCGATTGAGCACAAGCGGCTTTCCGGCCAAGCCAGCTCGTTGCGCCAGGCGGTCTCGACCTTGAGCGGCAGCACGCCCGCGGTCTTTCAAAGTCCGGCGATGAAGGCGGCGCTGCGTGTCATTGAACGCGTCGCTCCGACGGACGTCTCCGTGTTGATTACCGGGGAGAGCGGCACGGGCAAGGAAGTCGTCTGCGACTTGATTCACAGCCTGAGTCCGCGCTGCGGCGGTCCGCTCATCAAAGTCAATTGCTAG